One genomic window of Syngnathoides biaculeatus isolate LvHL_M chromosome 13, ASM1980259v1, whole genome shotgun sequence includes the following:
- the LOC133511018 gene encoding E3 SUMO-protein ligase ZBED1-like has product MRILESINKALSPLMEFTDALSGEEYVSASFVKPVLNLFEHQMLKSQDDDSPHTRTIKEEILNYLSVKYADDSIEKLLHTAVLLDPRFKRAYIKEERIDLMKTKAVEEMELLGAGGKAGAPAVSVPASSADESELPAPKKVKKSLSSDFKNAAAHTCRDTSKPNRASVELELNMYLQTANLDPEKDALVWWRQHEVNFPLVAKLAKEYLCIPATSLPSERIFGASGNAVTSKRSCLEPERVDQLVFLSVIL; this is encoded by the coding sequence ATGAGAATTCTGGAGTCCATTAACAAGGCACTGAGTCCTCTCATGGAGTTTACAGATGCCTTGTCTGGGGAGGAGTATGTCAGTGCGTCGTTTGTAAAACCTGTCCTAAACCTCTTCGAGCACCAAATGCTCAAGTCTCAGGATGATGACTCCCCGCACACTAGAACCATTAAAGAGGAAATCCTGAACTACCTTAGTGTCAAATATGCTGACGACTCCATTGAAAAGCTGCTCCACACGGCCGTGCTGCTTGATCCCCGATTTAAAAGAGCCTACATAAAGGAAGAGAGAATTGACCTCATGAAGACAAAAGCTGTAGAAGAAATGGAGCTCCTGGGGGCTGGAGGTAAAGCAGGAGCACCGGCGGTCTCTGTTCCAGCATCTTCTGCAGATGAATCGGAGCTCCCGGCACCCAAGAAAGTAAAGAAGAGTTTGTCCAGCGACTTCAAGAACGCAGCAGCACATACCTGCCGAGACACGTCAAAGCCGAACCGAGCGTCTGTCGAACTGGAGCTCAACATGTACCTGCAGACAGCCAACCTAGATCCTGAGAAAGATGCGCTCGTATGGTGGAGGCAGCACGAGGTCAACTTCCCATTGGTGGCAAAGCTGGCCAAAGAATACCTGTGCATCCCCGCGACGAGTTTGCCATCTGAGCGGATCTTCGGCGCGAGTGGCAACGCGGTGACGTCAAAGAGGTCATGTCTTGAGCCTGAAAGAGTTGACCAGCTTGTCTTTCTATCTGTCATCCTGTGA